tgtgcttagtgcgagttttttaacgtcctcgaacaggacacgtgtcgttaaaaataTCGATGCCGTTATGATACttattccaaattttaaactttaaatggctctcctgtaaagttgccaaaatgtcgcttaaaccaaataacctttcacctctcgatataatCATTAATCCAATGAAAGTCTGATGCCGAACAGTCCTGGGTTCTGATTTGAAAGGAACAATACACGTGAGAAGACTATGATGTTTATGGACTGATGCTAAAGGGTAGAATACTATAAAAAGACGTTCAAGAAAACCAGTcttattcaaattcaatatatcagaaactagtggtcgcccggcagtcgaaattcgactatgattaattgaaattataagtttgaacattattaagggcctttttttattgtcgtgaTGGTTCGACgtactcacggcccacctaatgttaagtggttacctgagccggttacatctagaacgtaaatgccgccactcaccttgagacatgagttctaaagtatcAGTAAAGTTacacgcttcacggcagaaataggcagtcaAAAggctattgtcaaagactatcatcgacctctataataaaaaattgcgccaaggctacactatagataaataatattgaagaaaaaccgtagtaatctattttcaatttggccacagaatttaacaataaacaaaagcgtgtgtgtgtcaaatatatggtagtgtgtgtaatgttttttttattgatttaaagtacacatatttatgtaaaaaaaaatagcattctgcactccttctctatataaaATGTAAGTGTGGAATTTTTCATACTCTTCCttccgcgcaatttacgtaaaaaggggtTGAAAATGTCTAAAGAGAAACCGCTTTTTCTACATAATAGTACTCCATCATAGTAGCAACCCATTCATGTTTGACTAGGTAATTAATGTTTCGGATTACTCACTCAGCTACTACTCACTAGCAAGtcgttaatattttgtatttcgtACCTTAAGCGGCTTGTCAATGAACATTGAAACTTCAACCATTTCAATTTTATCAACATCTGACcagtagtttttgagttatccttaatactggtggtaggacctcttgtgagtccgcgcgggtaggtaccatcttgcctatttctgccgtgaagaagtaatgcacttcggtttgaagggtggggcagccgctgtaactatacttgagaccttagagaacttatatctcaagatgggtagcgcattttacgtcgtagatgtctatgggctccagtaaccacttcacaccaggtgggtcgtgagctcgtccacccatctaagcaataataaaataaaaacatatttaattaccTTCAACTACgatattaatgatattctcatttatattactcaaatcaattttcttttgtttttaattttttttttgtatctttttcagGCGTCGTACCTTCAGTTAAGAAATCGAAATCCGATCCGGAGAAGGGCTCCAATTCGGAAAAAGCCGACTTCGAACGGGCTATCGAACTAAccggtaaatttatttaaaatttattctctAATAAATcagtaaaacaaaatttatggaGCTGCTGCAAGAGTAATTAATAGTGTTGAgcaccggcttggctctgtccctggtattgctgaagtctatgggcgactgtaaccactcaccatcgggtgggtcgtatgctcgtctgcctaccagggcaataaaaaaaaaagaattattataGACAGTGTCCGAAATTACATTGTTTATCATAATCGCTATAAAAGTAAAAGATCGAGAgaaactattaaataaataaatagttgatATTCAGACCAGATCAGAACTTAGCTTGGCCCTTGGCATTCCTGGTGTTCCTCATCAAAAAAGGAATAACACCTAAATGTTACAACAGCCTATTTAATTTGCACATAATATGTACGTACTCCAGCACAATCGTTCACAATAAAATCATGAATGCTCAAAATATCTGCACGATGAATTACTGTAAATCCCAAAATAATGATTGGTCATCAATTATAGTTCTATGTGGTTTGTACTTTTGTGTGGTTCGTTATTATTACAGCACAAAATTAAGcctaatttttaaattacacgTATTTCGGTCGATAATATCGTAAAAGTGGCAAAATactgaaaattgttattttttttttttcgatgggTTATTTAATTCCATACGTTTCTTTATTTCCTGTCTCTGGCAGTCGGGAAAGCTGTAATGATCGTAACCCCGTCGCTAATTccaaaaatattagttattaagaTAATCTGCGTCCATAATATTGTTAACAATATAACTATTCCAATTTCCAACGCAGTTCAGATTAGGCGAAAGCATTGATACTGTAATGCCATATGACCTGATTTACCAAAGCAATAAGCATTCGATTCCATGTCCCACAATAGGCAGTTACATTCACATTATATTGTCTATTGACTCCCGTGGCTAATTAACGCCACTTCCGCAGCGAGTTCGACTAGCAGAGCCGTAGATacagtaaaattaaatactataaCAATGACCACAACAACGCACAATATTggtcaatgaaaataaaagtgtcAGCCTTGAAACCGTGCAGTAGTcgtcaataaatatattgttacaTAATAGTAAAACTGCGCGTGTATTCAACTATTTGTAAACATGAAATACGAGAACGAAGTCGTACTCATATGTATGTAGCTCTTCGCATTCCACTCGGAATCGCTTCCGCGGTACAAAATTTCCAAGAATTGTTTACTCGAATGTACTCAAAAAAGTACGAGCTTTATTACGCGATTTTCTTAATAACTGGTGGTGTGTTCgtgaagaaagagagagagagagagagaaagagagaatgCCGCCGTATTGCCTATTGCTGCCTCTAAACAGGCTTAGCATAGATTTCGCCCGATGGCCTATCCGTTCCTCTTTATAAAACAACGATTTACTTCCGAATAAAGGGCTGTtgttacaataaattttatgaagGAAACTTCAAGGGTGGGTCAATGAACCATTAGTGCATCCAATAGTGCATCGGAATCGCAAAAAATCAATGTCAGAAAATTATGACACTGCAtcatttattacatacataggTAAATGAGAGATGAAAAACCTCAGTAGTTCTTCAAAGACCTtaataaatctaatttaaaaaaaagagattgaATAATTTTTAGTTCTCTTCGAACATTGTTTTGACAAGAGCGAATTTTTTTTGAtgaatttatactaatatataagtctacagtagtttttatggatgttctgttataactactgaaccatgcatccgattgacttgaaacttggtatacatgtagaaaatacatgtacttaatggatagggatatttatatgagtgttggactccctacaccagttgctgGGGCGTTAATGAGGAgaagaatctttgtgggggtgagaaaaaataatgttaattttaaatgcccagcgaagcggacgggtacagctagtaacttAATATTAACAACTTCACTTCCTAAATCTAATCATATTTATATCCAAATTTTACAAATCCCTCACGTCATCTTCGTTCTTCGaagcttaaaaaactttttcttACTCAGGATATGGCCGCTTCCACTACATGCTGTTGGCAGTATGCGGTCTCGTCAGCACTTCCGAGGAGATGGACGTCATCTCGATGTCGTTCATCCTACCCTCGGCACAGTGCGACTTAGACCTCACCACTCAGACTAAAGTGAGTTAACATGAGAATTTATTACcttaattttaacaataattcGCTTTTTATTTTCAATCGTAAATAGCCGTAAAATCAGTTCAGTGCTGAACAAAAAGATTTCGTGtcaagtgtaaaaaaattactatctaAAATCTAGATCTAAGAACATTCAGaaaaattgaagtcgtcgtgacctaaaggacaagacgtccggtgcattcgtgttgagcgatgcaccggtgtccgaatcccgcaggtggataccaatttttctaatgaaatacgtacttaacaaatgttcacgattgacttccatggtgaaggaataacatcgtgtaataaaaatcaaacccgcaaaattataatttacgtaattactggtgataggacgacTTTTGAGTGTGCACggatagttaccaccaccctgtctatttctaccgtgaaacttGGTACATGTTCACTAGCCGTCTTATTTTTTAGGTCACAACAACTTCGAATGTATTAAGCTTCGTGTTAATCAATTTAGTTCATTAATTTTACATTgatttattgttaaatataacTATAGCTACATATAGtcatcaatttaaataaatattattcattttattacaaaaatggtGATGAATATATCTTTAGATCGTTTTTTTTCACTGTAATTTTCCAGGCTTCATGTAAACACATCTTTGCTAAATATCACGTAAGATCTCTTTGTCTAGATAAAGATGCATTCAGCACACCTAAATTTATCTTAGTCAAAGTAATTAATCATTCGAGTCACCGGAAAATTCGTATCTATTAATAAGAACACTGACTCATTTAAGACTCAAATAACTTTCGAACTAATGACAGTGTTGGACTTTGTTTTTCTGATATACAGGGTATAGGGATATAAAGGAATTTTCTggaaacgaaaataataatacatagttaCTTAGATCATACATTGTATCACCACACTATCTTAAatttgcataaaaaaaattgccggACCTGGGGCCAAACctcttacgaggtccccgcgcctagggggcgcgcggagTATGTGGGACTGGACGATCCGCAGATGTTGGGAACAGACCGCGGTCCCAACGATATTTTTAGGGCTCTACCGCACTAAGCGACTTCCTTGCACTCTTACGCCCGACGTCCAATCTCTGTTTGGCGTCAGAAGCCGGTCAAAGTAAggaggttcccgcggtcaacactacaaccagattcGCGGTGCCACCTCTAGGACGCcagaccgacgggtcgtcgaggcgatagtcgacgacccaCGACGCCGCGActggcgatgccgctggtgtacCGGGATagcccgctgggtcagaaccagcctgccggatcGGAACACGATTCACCTCCGACCGGGTTAAATTAGCATACTAGCTCAACTTGGGTATCACATGAATAGCCTACAGACTTAGCTAGAGTAATGATACCTTGGTATAGTGCGATCATACTAGCACCTAGCAAGTAACCCTAGTTATTCATATGACCCTAGAGCACAACCTAGTAGTTAATATTTCGTGAAGTATCCCCCGTGTCACATGGTCAAGTCAGCTGTTTTCTAATTGAGTTACTTTGCGTGCTGtcagataagttttttttttgggaacgATTCTCCTGCACTctgcataaatattaatatttgttggTTCGACTTTTCGTTTGTTTTCTACACGTTCGTGTAGCTTTCATCAGAATCACTTGAAGCGTTGTGCACTAGAAATTGGCGCTTCAGTGAAAGTTCTGACGTCGCGTAGTAAGCAGAGGCGCAGGTCCTTTCAACAAATTCACAAGTCGTTCATCTTGTTATATTGAAACTTTTACAATCATTGTTATTGACACTCATACGAAAATTCTTTACATAGATTAGTACCATCAACAATACGAGTGTTGAAAGAAATGGGTGTATTCTACGTACAGCGAGGTTTGGAtatatatctctctctctctcttcaatcggtccctcattgctgaggatcgtgactccgtccgattccgtctaccagctgtctccatcgatcccgttctgtagtGTGGTGGAGTGCGTCATATATGAAGATGACAAAAATCTTAGCAAATTTCAAGTTACTTTTAACAACGAAtcgatttattgtaaaaattttataaaCCTGTACTTGAGTAGGTGAATTGgcaaatattttactttaatcACCTTGTTGGCCTCTAGTGTTGCATGTGTACGATAGAATTTGAATCCTCGACCTCGgatttattttgtatgtttACTTTTAAACGAACTGTATGAAATTATCCATTGATAATCTTCATAAAACTACAAATTATTCATGGAATGTTcaaatctatgtatataaaaatgaattgctgttcgttagtctcgctaaaactcgagaaggctggaccgatttggctaattttggtcttgaattattggtagaagtccagagaaggtttaaaaggtagataaatattaaaattccttttgtttgttttaagtttattttatacaaaagtttaggtcttttatttatcgattgaggcactacaaagtctgccgggtcatctattttataataaatttataaaacttaGTCTGCTTCCGCTAAACTAGAAGTTGGAATTCGCACGTTCAACTCTCCACCGGAAACTGTATGAGTACGTAATTTAAACCTCTTAACGAATTgtcgttaaaaaatattttccattTTCATATTTCGGAAACAACAATGGTATTGATGATATTAATGATGTCACTCAATCCTCGGTTTCCGAACGTGTGAATTgccttaaacaaacaaacacacaacaAATGAGGTACGTATATGAGgttcgtagtttttttttttttttcgtgacaAACATATTACGAATATTCACGTTTGCGATCGTTTGAGAATCGAGGTGTCGAGAAAATACAAAGTGATATTGTTGTTTATTGACGTCAGTTAACGTGAAATGACATGAAGATTATATGTACCCAATCTAATGGTATCGACAGTACTGGTATAAAATTCGCTACCGAAGAGAGTATTGATAACCTACCCGGGTACCAACACCCATTCCTGCCGTTACATACTGACAGCCGTTATACCAGCGGTATAACAAGACCATTAGGGCCACGGCAAAAGAATCTGATAGGGCCACAATAAAAATCGTCACtattataacttaaattaaataaatcactaAAATAGTTACCcaatagtattatttattaattaggtgtgcattttagttaaaaatctaatagatttaattttcataacACCATAAGTATTGTTATcctactaatataataaatgtgacAGTTTGTGAAGatattttaatatcatttcACGAAATCGTCAAAACGGtgcaagtttttttgttattgcttagatgggtggacgagctcacaacccacctggtgttaagtggttactggagcccatagacatctgcaacgtaaatgcgccacccaccttgagatataagttctaagatctcagtctaattacaacagctgccctacccttcagaccgaaacacattactgcttcacggcagaaataagtaaggcggtggtacctaccgcgcggactcacctcacaagaggtcctaccaccagtaattacgcaaattataaatttgcgggtttgatttttattacacgatgttattccttcaccgtagaagtcaatcgtaaacatttgttaagtacgtatttcattaaaaaaattggtacccgcctgggattcgaacatcggtgtatcgctcaacacgcatgcaccagacgtcttatcctttaggccacgacgactttaggaCTCTGCCTTCATAAGCTCAAAATTCCAATTGTTCCAGGGATGGCTAAACAGTATAATCTTCATCGGTATGATGGTGGGCGCGTACGCTTGGGGTTCAGTGGCAGACTCGCTTGGTCGCAAGCGAGTGCTCATAGCCATCTCCATAGTGAACGCGCTCGCCATCGTCGCCTCCTCCTTCAGTCAGAATTACGAGCTCTTCATGTTCTTCCGCTTCGTGAACGGTGCCGCGTAAGTGTTCTTACCTAATAATTAATATCGTTCAATTAGAAGCTTATCAGCACTAGAATTCAGCTTGCTACGAACTTTAGTGgtaggcagccgcttggctcagcccctggcattgctgaagtccatgggcgacggtaaccactcaccatcaggtggaccgtatgctcgtctgcctacaagggcaataaaaaaaaacttgtgtagAATTAAAACTGAATCATTTGTTTCATATGACGGTAAGCTAAGGTTTTGGTTTGACTGCCGGACACAGACAAACGAGGCAAGAACGAATTATCAATTCAATCAGATCTCAAAGtctaatgttttgctttttctaTTATTTCGTAAAGAAAAATGAGTGTGACGTTTCCTTGTTCCTCAAAATTAATGCAGCGAAGTACTGGCCTTCAGCAAAGATAAACTGATTCAAGGACAAGAATATATGAAATATGTTACGAATGCATAAATTGCCATGCTGGCTCTACAGAATCAAAATCAGTGACAATCCGAAAGTAAAAAGATAACGATACTATTGTcgttttaacaataaatttaatggtttttttttatcaaattaattgATTGATATGCCTAAACAAGTTTCTTTTGGGTAAGCCCATATTTTAATACAGATCAATACTTGTTTCAGCTTGGGCGGGTCGGGACCTGTGATTTGGTCGTATTTCGCGGAATTCCAGCCGAAAAAGAAACGTGGGGCCATGTTGAGTTTCATGGCAGCCTTCTGGACTCTTGGTAACCTGTTCGTAGCCGGTTTAGCCTGGGTCATAATTCCGAGTGGTAAGTTatcaataatctatactaatttatACTTAACAAtctaaagaggaaatatttgtttgtttgtttgtattgaataggctccgaaactactgaaccgatttgaaaaattctttcactgtttggaagctacactattcccgaatgacataggcaataatcttttttaaaaaaagtagggatccttgctaaaactccaataatgtaacccaaggtgtaaaaaaattacctaaaatattctttactaatgtactacgattttgtagaacacattattatttacaaaaagtgtcgggacagcatatgtctattatagttatgccgcaataagtcttctttttattattctttattttattaaaaataaaacaacgtcaaatatcattgaatttttgttaaagacccgagcggagccagagcgggccgctagtaataaataaacacataaaattaaaatcaaaaaataGTTCGTCAAATTGTTTAATCAACGGAATTTTCGATTCTACTCGTATAGCTAGCTGTCAATTGAAAGAATTGGTCATTTCCGCGAGTTACTTGAATGTCTTTGGAAACATTGCATGGACTTAGCTGGGATCGAATCTACAGAGATAATTTTGTTGTTCGCCAGAAATCGGAGGATCGACCGGGGGCTTCGTGTACAATTCTTGGCGGATATTCCTGCTGGTTATGTCACTGCCTTCATTCGTGGTGGCGGCTTTACTGTTCCTTTTGCCGGAATCACCGAAATTCTTGATCTCGACGGGCCGACACGAAGACGCTCTAGAAGTATTCCGCAGCATCTATCTCATGAACACCGGCCGCAGCAAAGACGAGTACCCAGTGAAACAGATCCTCGTGGACGATCTGGTGCACGCGAAGCCAGAGAAGCAAATAGAATCGAAGGAGCCAAAGTCTAAACTCAGAAGGATGTTGAGCGACATCGTCGAGCACAGCAAGCAGCTGTTTGTTCCGCCTATACTCAAGTTCACTACGATCTCTATTACAATCAACTTTACATTCCATATCGGGTAAgttatgtttaaatttactCTGGTAACAAAAAGCAGTTGACATCGATATGATAGTTTTTCTCGTGGTTATTCTGAAGATAAAAGAACCAAAGACAAAGTTAGTttaatataacatttaaaaaatatttacgactATAGAACTGCCTTTTTAAAGCTACTAGGAAATTCACTTTCCAAAACTATCTTAACAGAATTATCAAATATCAATTACTGGTATTAGGGCGTATCGGAACTTTTTCCACCACCTATTCGCTGATAACCTAAGtgactattctagctacgctaTGACTGGTAGGTGACCTTACTGTGCTCAACGTGACCGAATGTACTAGCACTGGCCTTTCTGTAGAACTTTCAAATCAAAACGTGTTATATCTTTCCAGCTCATATAGGTGCTCTAATCATTAAGCAGTAGCTATTGTTAGTCTGTTAGTAATACTGCTAGTAAAAAGGAATCTCACATAAATCAAATAGCAAATTATTGAATGACtcattttttgacgtgacaacgtcttataattcgatggagctgcacgcacgaaaaaacatgactcatgcggcgttacctcgctctgag
Above is a window of Bombyx mori chromosome 21, ASM3026992v2 DNA encoding:
- the LOC101745246 gene encoding synaptic vesicle glycoprotein 2B — its product is MVETDPGPKNPHNCDVKGDLQLNGPGSKTAELGVVPSVKKSKSDPEKGSNSEKADFERAIELTGYGRFHYMLLAVCGLVSTSEEMDVISMSFILPSAQCDLDLTTQTKGWLNSIIFIGMMVGAYAWGSVADSLGRKRVLIAISIVNALAIVASSFSQNYELFMFFRFVNGAALGGSGPVIWSYFAEFQPKKKRGAMLSFMAAFWTLGNLFVAGLAWVIIPSEIGGSTGGFVYNSWRIFLLVMSLPSFVVAALLFLLPESPKFLISTGRHEDALEVFRSIYLMNTGRSKDEYPVKQILVDDLVHAKPEKQIESKEPKSKLRRMLSDIVEHSKQLFVPPILKFTTISITINFTFHIGYYGLMMWFPEMFNRFDEWSRTHDNAEADICEVTAYVTRLGTHSAAAQCDSHIHSDVFMESLITVAAAIPSNIFAVLGMDRLGRKFFLVFATFSAGSCSAAMYFVYNKTNNLIVSAIFSSVISCGNASLDCLITEVFPTNLRATGVAVSMVAARLGGIIGNVVIAALLDTYCPAPTFIVAVLLAGGGLMCLFLPNTTRQALQ